The following coding sequences lie in one Miscanthus floridulus cultivar M001 chromosome 9, ASM1932011v1, whole genome shotgun sequence genomic window:
- the LOC136482740 gene encoding uncharacterized protein — protein MAVECSYRLPKERESTKSLHIGMARDRNAQPHAPRGHFKAELARRDQANRLGKMKRLADGKKYDKAMDELAEAKNALRIIESTQHSMDLLDALSLELEHLEELLESHEVYNQRGSAYMLAAILSHDRQRFAARGGAGDVTLYALPRMLKYARQAYEFRRNPNTAHI, from the exons ATGGCTGTCGAATGTTCATATCG TCTCCCCAAAGAGAGGGAGAGCACCAAGAGTCTACACATTGGGATGGCACGCGACCGGAACGCACAACCCCATGCGCCGAGGGGGCATTTCAAGGCGGAGCTGGCCCGTCGCGACCAGGCAAATCGCCTAGGCAAGATGAAGAGACTGGCTGATGGCAAGAAATACGATAAGGCCATGGATGAGTTGGCGGAAGCCAAGAATGCCCTGAGGATCATCGAGAGCACCCAGCACTCCATGGATCTGCTGGACGCCCTCTCCCTCGAACTAGAGCACCTCGAAGAACTGTTGGAGTCCCATGAGGTCTACAACCAGCGCGGCAGCGCCTACATGCTGGCGGCCATCTTATCGCACGATCGCCAGCGCTTTGCGGCTCGGGGCGGCGCCGGCGACGTCACGCTCTATGCCCTGCCGCGCATGCTCAAGTACGCAAGGCAAGCGTACGAGTTCCGCAGGAATCCAAACACCGCCCACAtctga
- the LOC136480679 gene encoding disease resistance protein RGA5-like, which translates to MASLLLGKSREEWIKVCSSPGFCQDMDDSHMENTMHILSLSYYDLPCHLKTCLLHLCIFPDDSLIDKDYLIWKWIAKGFVEEKPGRGLFEAGEEYFHNLINKSLIQGVDSEVYGIMDCCCIHDMVLDLIVSKSREANFVSDGTLSQSHTRRLAHKSTELDLTRDTHVNLPQVRSFIVWRCDIVKWALDPRFKLIRVLALERCTIREGCHSLEHIGNLLHLRYLGIRCYSWVDELPEGLGALKFLQTLNLEDTGTFDEMPCTIGKLTQLVCLRAPQISASVGVIGKLTSLEELQIAGPGGSDEPRRQFVKELGNLCELKVLKSDTTLKNINETMQTDLMQSLGNLQKMEHLTLGDSIRSTVNMKAWDAAVPSRDLRCLFLQIISFPKLPSWIKSAHLPSLSHLEIHVHDLDKQGLVALGGLSELCYLRPKNIFNGNNNN; encoded by the coding sequence ATGGCTAGTCTGCTGTTGGGTAAATCAAGAGAAGAATGGATTAAGGTGTGCAGCTCTCCTGGTTTCTGTCAAGATATGGATGATAGTCATATGGAAAACACTATGCATATATTGTCTCTTAGTTACTATGATCTTCCTTGTCATTTGAAGACTTGTTTGCTGCACCTATGCATATTTCCGGACGACTCTCTTATTGATAAGGATTATTTGATATGGAAATGGATAGCTAAAGGCTTTGTTGAGGAGAAACCAGGACGTGGGTTATTTGAGGCTGGAGAGGAGTACTTCCATAACCTTATAAACAAAAGCTTGATCCAGGGGGTGGATTCTGAAGTCTATGGCATCATGGATTGTTGTTGCATTCATGATATGGTGCTTGATCTCATAGTTTCCAAGTCACGTGAGGCGAACTTTGTCAGTGATGGTACATTATCACAAAGTCACACACGTCGATTGGCCCATAAAAGTACAGAACTGGATCTCACTCGGGATACTCATGTCAATCTGCCACAAGTAAGGTCATTTATTGTTTGGCGGTGTGATATTGTTAAGTGGGCCTTGGATCCAAGATTTAAACTCATCCGTGTCTTAGCTTTGGAGCGTTGCACAATTAGGGAAGGATGCCACAGCCTTGAGCATATTGGAAATCTACTTCATTTGAGGTACCTTGGGATACGATGTTATTCATGGGTTGATGAGCTCCCGGAAGGATTAGGCGCCCTGAAGTTTCTACAAACATTGAACTTGGAGGATACTGGAACCTTTGATGAAATGCCGTGTACCATTGGCAAGCTAACACAGTTGGTATGCCTACGTGCTCCGCAAATCAGTGCGTCAGTTGGTGTAATAGGGAAGTTGACTTCACTGGAGGAGCTACAGATAGCTGGACCTGGTGGCAGTGATGAGCCCCGGAGGCAGTTTGTGAAGGAGCTAGGCAACCTGTGTGAACTCAAGGTGCTTAAGAGTGACACTACCTTGAAGAATATAAACGAGACCATGCAGACAGATTTGATGCAGTCCCTTGGCAATCTCCAGAAGATGGAGCATCTCACATTGGGCGATTCAATTCGTAGTACTGTTAATATGAAAGCCTGGGACGCAGCAGTGCCCTCTCGAGATCTCCGATGTTTGTTTCTTCAAATTATTAGCTTCCCCAAGTTGCCGTCATGGATTAAGTCTGCGCATCTACCTAGCCTCTCCCACTTGGAGATACATGTTCATGATCTGGACAAGCAGGGTCTTGTTGCACTGGGCGGGTTATCAGAGCTCTGTTACCTCCGGCCTAAAAACATTTTCAACGGCAACAATAACAACTAG